The DNA segment GATAGGCTCACCTCGTAGCCCACAGCTACGGCATCGAGGAGGCGTTTCTGGTAAAAAGTTAAGAATTATCTGCTGGTTATTCTGTGCCCTCCCTTTGTTTGTGTCTCACCTCTTGCTTATGTAATAGAGGAGAAACCATCAGCCATGGGTGAAACCGTGCTAGCAGCTGATGAAGAGGTGTGGGCAATCATTTAATCTTTATGCAACAAGGAACTCTCTTTGTTTTAGAAAGAGGCACAACAGTggggttttaatgttttaatatcACAGGTTAAGAGAGAACGAGAGAAGTCTCTATCTGTATTCGGAGGTCTAGTCTCGCCTAAGCTGCGTGGTGCTCAACTCTCATTTGAAACAGGTAACCCACAAGTGAACTCACATATATAAAAGTTCCCGGTTTCAGCtgatattaattatattgtttttgttttgcctTTTGGGACAGCTCTTGAAACTCTTGTGGAGATAGCCAACACTCGATCATCCATGCTAACTGCCTTTGAGCGGATCACAAAGAAGTAAAGACTGATCAATGTGCTCAATGGATTTCAAAATAGTGTCGACGTGTCAAAGGGAGATCGAATGTGCCACGTTCGGTGTAAACACAGATTTGTTTCAATCTGATTAAATTTTACCATAGTTTCTTACAGACATGAGCTAAAAGCAAGATCTTgtacaagatttttttttttcaccaaaGACGAAcaagtattttttttgatataaagCAAATGAATTCATAAGCACAGAAGAGAGATACAGTAGCAAACCAATACAAAGAGAAActttacaaattacaaaataGTCTAACGCTATTGTCTCATCCAAAACCAGACACTGatgaggaaaaaaaataagatttttaatgaATCAACCACAAGTTTTATCAAGCGATGATAAATGAAGAAAtggaatttataatcattactGTGGCTTAGAAGGACCTTTTCTTGGGGCTTTGATCATCAGAGGAGACTTTGAAGGGACCTGTGGAACCAAACGGGTCTGCATCATCAAACGAGTACCCATGATCCTTTGTACTATTCATCGAGTCGAATCTTGAAAGCGAGGGACCACCAAAGTCTCTGCTACTGTTGATGGAATCGAACCTGGAGAAGGCAGCTCCACCAAAGTCTTTGGAGCTGTTTATGGAATCAAACCGAGACAGTCTCTCGGGCTGTGAGGAGGAGAAACCTGCCCCAGCTTCACTTGTGGTGTTGAAGGAGTCGAATCTGGAGAAGCTGTCAAAGTTGTTATCTCTGGTTGATGCGTCGCTGAACCGAGGAGGAGAGTTCCCGAATCTTGAGAGTGGAGTGCTGGGGACTGAATCATCAAATGCAAACGGGCTCTTTCTCTGACCGCCGAAGCCTCTTGAACTTGGAGAATCTACTCTTCCTGAGTTTCCTCCAAAGTCCCCACCACCAGATCCAAAGTAATCTCCATCCTGCAAACGCCAATATTATAATGCTAAGCTTAGAAGACTGTGGAAAGAAAACTAAGCAATTTTGTGTTAACCTGGCTTTTTGATGCGTCAAATCCCCAGACTGAATCCACATCATCATTAGTGTCAAACGCACTTGCCCAATTCGAGTCGTCGAAGAATGCAGAACTCTTTCCACCAGCGTAATCTGGAGACGGGACCTCAGTAGCAGTCCTAGAGACAGGACTGTCTCTAGGACTTCTGCCTGATTCATCATCACTGTGAGTTGTCCCATATTCACTCTCATGGTGGCGGTCTGAGGTTTCTGAAAATGGTCCATAATTCTCATCTAAATGAGTCGGCGAATCAGGTGGTGGTACACTACCATCTTCCACCGTACCGTTTTCCTTCTCACCAGACGAGTTTTGCTCTTTCGATTTGTCAAAAGTAATCTCATTGCCAAATCCTAGCAGTCGGGGGATTATCAGTCAATGTCTTGTTGTGTGCCTAACTATAGGCATCTAAATGTGTACGTAACAGAACTATAGAAAAAAACAGTGTACCTTCATCTTCAAATTTATCCCATTCTTCATCCCAAAGAGCTGCCCCTTCTTGAATTCCAGGTTGCCAGCCTGTTAAGTCACAACATTAACAGCTACCAAATGATTTGTTTGTTTACAAAACACATGTAATTTGCATTCATCTACAGAAAAAGAAATGAGTCACAAGGCGACAGGATCATATATAGTACCTGCTGGAAGGTCTACAAGGGCCTTGGACTTAACCTCCAACCCATGTTTCTTGCAACGTTCAGTTAAAGCCTTCATCAGCTCCTCCAGATCTGATTGTATTCTATCAGCCCGGACCTAAATATTCCCAGTAAGGCATCAAATAAGGCATGCACAACAGATAATCAATAGTTAAGGCATCACATAAACATAGAGAGCATGTACCTGAAGTAAACCATCAGCACTACCACCTTGCTCCATGTTCACAATTGCTTGACTCAATTCCATCTTCCGCCCCTAGAATGAGTTAGGAAAACTTCAGTAAGTAACAAAATTTCGTGAGAGATCTGTTACAAAATTAATCAAACCCCTATCACCAGCAAAGATGGAAGAATATAGAACTGGGCCATAGAATAAGAGAACAGTACAAGGCCGGGAgaaagacaaaaggaaagacaATGATGAAGATTGGAAAATCGAGAAGCCTAATATCGGAGGAAGAAACCACATAGAAGAAAATATATTGCTGCAAGGTACATTATGTGCCAGCCACAGGAATTAGCCATACCTCAATCTCGCGGAACCTGGCCTCTTCAATAGTTAATTTTGACCCTAGTTCTGCCACCTGCTTGTACTTCTCCTCGTACTTCTTCGCCAACGTTTCAGCCTGCAGTAGAAATTGTTTTGAAATAAGACAGAGACAGCCTCTAAGAAATGCGAAAAGTGATCATTTACGTGAAAAGCACCTCACGCTTGTCAGAGGAAGCCCTTTCAGAGATCTCATTTAATCTATTGTCACACCTGCTTTTGTACAAGACCTGACAGCGAGAGGCAAAATATAAGCAAAAAATGGCATCATAAGAACTGGATCTCACAAGAACCTTACTCTAAATAAAGGCATCGTGAGACAGATAATCAATCACCATTACTCTTAACCAAATAACAAGAGTAATTTAATAATGGAGTACTCACAATATCCTGCATTTTTGTTCGGTAGTATTCAAGTTTCTCCCTGGAGTCCATATATACATTCTTCTTTTCATCAACCTACAGAGATAAGAAACATTTGTTCCACAAGCATCCAAGAAAATGCACATGGAATAGTAACTTATCTAAAGCTTTGAAAGGATTTTTTTTCCTACATAATTAAATTGAAAATGTGAATAATTACCTTTTCCCCATCAGTTGCTGTTTCTTGAAGATTTGAGCTCGCAGAATGTCCGTTACCGAGGTGACTGGCAAAAGGATCATCCCTAACTGGCGCTTGATTCCTTTGCTGATTAGGTGCTACACCACTTCCAGGGTGAGGAACGGGTGTAGGAACTGGTGGTCTCATGCCAGTCGGTGGAGTGATTGGCCGCGCACCCATCACTGGCTGTTGCACGAAACCTTGCAATAGAGAAATTTGACTTATAGCGGAGTATCAAGAAAAAGGAGATCACTAAAACGCATGAAATATGAGCAATACCTTGACCAGGTCCCCATCCAGCACTCGCATAACCCTGGCTAGGTGCACCTGAGATAGATAATAGTGTTTCATCAAACATGATGCTGCTAGGAAGTGATGTTGGGAGAGGACGGCCTTCTCTGTACCGCTCCATCAAATACAATGAAATGCAGAACTCCCTCAGAGAAAGCATAGTATCATTATCCTGATCAGATAATTCCCACACATGCTTCAATACCTCTGGAAGCAAGCAAAAAGAACATGTTAAGTTAATTATATTCTTCATGTAAAGTGGAATGAGAGATCGAAGATCCTTACCCCTGGGTAGCCTCCAGCTTAAGAACAGATTTTTTGCCTGCTCACCAGTGATCTTCCCATCCTTGTCAGTATCAACACTCATAAATACCTTTGTGTATTTCTGGACATCGGATGGTTTCATTTTTGGCCACGGAGCCTGATTATTTCCAGCAGGAGTTGAATGGGCAGATCCAACTGCACTTCCATGTGGCAAACCGGAGGATGGACCTTGTGATGACACTGAAGGCGGCTGTGAGCTTGCTGCTGGCCTTGGCTGCTGAGGCTGGTTTCCAGCAGGCAGCATTGAGAAAGTATTCTGTAGGGAATCAAGAGCATTAGGCTTCGGTGCAGGTTGGGTTCCAGCAGGAACAATAGCTGAACTGATTGAAGAATTACTCAGAGCGGTTTCTGGTTTTTGCTGGAAGGAGGAAAACATGTCACCTCCATTGCCAGATACAACCAGCGCTTTTGGACCAACTTGTGAATCTGGTTGTAAGCCAGGAGAAGGTGCTGCTAAGCTGCCCCCTCCAAAGCCTGACGAGTATCCGCCGGTGTTTCCAGCATACAAACTATTAAGATTGAAAGCTGAACTAACAGGACCAGATGCACTAGTGGCAGCGGCCTGAGGAGGACGAGTAACACTACCAACAGGAGCTGGTTGAAATTGACCTGGTACAGCACTTGGTCTATAATCTGGACGAGCAGTTGGTCTAAGTGAAGTCACCCCAGATACTCCTTGATTTGGTCTCACTTGCTGGTTTTGCTGAGGTGGATAATAATTTTGGTTTGGAGCCGCTGGTCCTCTAAACCCCACATTTTGATGACCTGTTGAGGCAACCGGAAGGGGTGTGGTAGCAGCAGGGCTAGGTTGGGGTGCAGGAACAGCTGAAAGATTAATTTTAGGCGGTGGTATTTTAGCTGCGGCAGGAGTATTAAGTGCAGCATTAACAATCTCAGGAGTGAGGTCTCTCTTGCTCTGCGCTACTGTTACAAGTCTCAGAGAATTATAAAAGTCCTGCCGACCAAGGAAACCACTGCGTGACCGGTCAGAAAGAGACCATATCTACAAATGCAGAACACAACGGATCAGTTCACAGTTTTTTTAAAAGGCAAACGTCATTTATTAGAATCCGTCTTAaggaaaattcttttttttttaagactgatttattatgatattacaattatgatacGAGAAAGATTAGATAACCGACAATACTATCTGACTTATGAAGACCTAcccctaactgcatcacctgaacCGTCCTATCCTATGAAGATCCGTCTTAAGGAAAATTCTATGCAAGAAAGTTTGGACATTCACTTCATAGGCTAATCAGAATcgaatattattattattattattattggcATGTAATGTAATTCAATTGGAATAATCAAAAAAACTCGCAAGAAACAATCAAGGAGAAGTTTTTTAAAACCTGGGCGAGAACTTGCTTAGGCAAACCAGATCCTTGAAAAAAGGCAACAGCTTCGACACCACTGATTCTACCATCTCCGTCCAAATCTGCCCTCTTGAAGTAGGCCTCGAATTGATCCATGTTCGGATTCTGCCCCGCCATTTCAGATCAGAGCTTCCAAATCGATCTACCGAATAATTGCACGATTCCAACAGATGCAacacaaaatacaaaattaaaaattaaaatgactgtGACACACAGAAAAATATCGAAATCGCC comes from the Brassica napus cultivar Da-Ae chromosome A7, Da-Ae, whole genome shotgun sequence genome and includes:
- the LOC106358213 gene encoding epidermal growth factor receptor substrate 15-like 1 translates to MAGQNPNMDQFEAYFKRADLDGDGRISGVEAVAFFQGSGLPKQVLAQIWSLSDRSRSGFLGRQDFYNSLRLVTVAQSKRDLTPEIVNAALNTPAAAKIPPPKINLSAVPAPQPSPAATTPLPVASTGHQNVGFRGPAAPNQNYYPPQQNQQVRPNQGVSGVTSLRPTARPDYRPSAVPGQFQPAPVGSVTRPPQAAATSASGPVSSAFNLNSLYAGNTGGYSSGFGGGSLAAPSPGLQPDSQVGPKALVVSGNGGDMFSSFQQKPETALSNSSISSAIVPAGTQPAPKPNALDSLQNTFSMLPAGNQPQQPRPAASSQPPSVSSQGPSSGLPHGSAVGSAHSTPAGNNQAPWPKMKPSDVQKYTKVFMSVDTDKDGKITGEQAKNLFLSWRLPREVLKHVWELSDQDNDTMLSLREFCISLYLMERYREGRPLPTSLPSSIMFDETLLSISGAPSQGYASAGWGPGQGFVQQPVMGARPITPPTGMRPPVPTPVPHPGSGVAPNQQRNQAPVRDDPFASHLGNGHSASSNLQETATDGEKVDEKKNVYMDSREKLEYYRTKMQDIVLYKSRCDNRLNEISERASSDKREAETLAKKYEEKYKQVAELGSKLTIEEARFREIEGRKMELSQAIVNMEQGGSADGLLQVRADRIQSDLEELMKALTERCKKHGLEVKSKALVDLPAGWQPGIQEGAALWDEEWDKFEDEGFGNEITFDKSKEQNSSGEKENGTVEDGSVPPPDSPTHLDENYGPFSETSDRHHESEYGTTHSDDESGRSPRDSPVSRTATEVPSPDYAGGKSSAFFDDSNWASAFDTNDDVDSVWGFDASKSQDGDYFGSGGGDFGGNSGRVDSPSSRGFGGQRKSPFAFDDSVPSTPLSRFGNSPPRFSDASTRDNNFDSFSRFDSFNTTSEAGAGFSSSQPERLSRFDSINSSKDFGGAAFSRFDSINSSRDFGGPSLSRFDSMNSTKDHGYSFDDADPFGSTGPFKVSSDDQSPKKRSF